The following are encoded together in the Janthinobacterium sp. Marseille genome:
- a CDS encoding VanZ family protein — protein sequence MVINSPDEKIIPAQQPPPLQASTFSRGALLAYLFLIVYASLYPFTGWQDVGLPLQTYLLATMPPRYWTGFDLLTNILGYIPLGMLAVYALYPQVRRFGALLLAFALGIILSGTMEATQAYLPSRVASNMDLLTNSLGALIGALIGIASSHLVLERSRLRHLRQRWFTAEASRGLTIFALWPLAQIYPQSYLFGQGQLLPVFSDWLSEWLATPVDLGSFLRQGIQLTVEQYWLTEAIITACGVGGALLALACMLRDKAPRLVLLLLLLLAALAVKGLATAIFFSPDAAFAWLTPGAQGGLLLGLALLTGLIFLSRTNQRRAAAGLLIAGLIVVNIAPTNPYFIATLETWVQGKFLNFNGAAQFLSLFWPFAALWFLLHSSHRVKRK from the coding sequence ATGGTTATCAACAGTCCCGACGAAAAAATAATCCCTGCGCAACAGCCGCCGCCATTGCAAGCATCGACGTTTTCACGCGGTGCGCTGCTGGCTTATCTGTTCCTGATCGTCTATGCCAGCCTGTACCCATTCACCGGCTGGCAGGACGTCGGCTTGCCATTGCAAACCTATCTGCTGGCGACCATGCCACCGCGTTACTGGACCGGCTTCGACCTGTTGACCAATATCCTTGGCTATATCCCTCTCGGCATGCTTGCCGTGTATGCACTTTATCCGCAGGTACGTCGCTTTGGCGCATTACTGCTGGCCTTCGCTCTCGGCATCATCTTGTCCGGCACGATGGAGGCAACCCAGGCTTATCTGCCAAGCCGCGTCGCCTCGAATATGGATTTGCTCACCAATAGCCTGGGCGCGCTGATAGGTGCACTGATCGGGATTGCCAGCAGCCACCTGGTGCTGGAACGCAGCCGCCTGCGGCATCTGCGGCAGCGCTGGTTCACCGCCGAAGCAAGTCGCGGCCTGACTATCTTTGCGCTATGGCCGCTGGCGCAGATTTACCCGCAAAGCTATTTGTTCGGCCAGGGCCAGCTCTTGCCGGTGTTTTCCGACTGGCTGTCAGAATGGCTGGCCACGCCTGTCGACCTGGGCAGCTTCCTGCGCCAGGGCATCCAGCTCACGGTCGAACAATACTGGCTGACCGAAGCCATCATTACCGCTTGCGGCGTCGGCGGCGCGCTGCTGGCACTGGCTTGCATGCTGCGCGACAAGGCACCGCGCCTGGTCTTGTTACTGCTGCTGTTACTGGCCGCGCTGGCGGTCAAAGGCCTCGCCACCGCTATCTTCTTCAGCCCGGATGCCGCATTCGCGTGGCTCACGCCTGGTGCACAAGGCGGCTTATTGCTGGGACTGGCGCTGTTGACCGGCCTGATTTTCCTGTCGCGCACGAACCAGCGGCGCGCGGCTGCCGGCTTGCTGATCGCCGGCCTGATCGTCGTCAATATCGCACCGACCAATCCTTACTTTATTGCCACGCTGGAAACCTGGGTGCAGGGGAAATTCCTCAACTTCAATGGCGCCGCGCAATTCCTGTCGCTATTCTGGCCCTTCGCCGCCTTGTGGTTCCTGCTGCATTCCAGCCATCGCGTGAAGCGAAAATGA
- a CDS encoding SPOR domain-containing protein, producing MLKILFGLLLLINGGLYAFQHGYLDALIPPSHDPLRLKQQLNPDQLKLLPLPVENGAAEKVEKVAVVEPEKIPQTTEKAADVLACTEIGNFDAAEAKNFEAKLAALALGERLIRRPVQENARFIVYIPPLANKEAADKKGGELKRLGVDDFFVISEHTPLQWGISLGIFKSEEAARNHLAALNQKGVRSARVGPHNVAPAKFAYQVRRIDAPTKANLDKIRATFPRQEERACSNTAA from the coding sequence ATGCTAAAAATCCTGTTCGGCTTACTGTTACTGATTAACGGCGGCTTGTACGCCTTCCAGCATGGTTATCTGGATGCGCTGATTCCGCCCAGCCATGATCCTTTGCGCCTGAAGCAGCAATTGAATCCGGATCAGTTGAAGCTGCTGCCTTTGCCTGTCGAGAACGGTGCAGCCGAGAAGGTGGAAAAAGTCGCGGTAGTCGAGCCGGAAAAAATCCCGCAAACGACTGAGAAAGCCGCCGATGTGCTGGCTTGTACCGAGATCGGCAATTTCGATGCGGCCGAAGCGAAAAACTTTGAAGCGAAACTGGCGGCACTGGCTTTGGGGGAACGCCTGATACGTCGTCCGGTGCAGGAAAATGCCCGCTTTATCGTCTACATCCCGCCACTCGCCAATAAGGAAGCCGCTGATAAAAAAGGTGGGGAGTTAAAGCGCCTGGGGGTCGATGACTTCTTTGTGATTAGCGAACATACACCTTTGCAGTGGGGTATTTCGCTCGGCATCTTCAAATCGGAAGAAGCGGCGCGCAATCATCTTGCGGCCCTGAATCAAAAAGGCGTGCGTAGTGCACGGGTTGGTCCGCACAATGTTGCGCCAGCCAAATTCGCCTATCAAGTGCGCCGCATAGATGCACCTACCAAAGCAAACCTGGATAAAATCCGTGCCACCTTCCCGCGCCAGGAAGAGCGTGCATGCAGCAACACGGCTGCCTGA
- a CDS encoding alpha/beta hydrolase — protein MNAQTQYFSLDGLAGSLECALDLPADQAPRGIALVAHPHPLYGGTMDNKVVHTLVRSFVALGYAAFRMNFRGVGASGGVHDGGAGETDDMAQLLAYAQEKYPELPFALSGFSFGTFVQAQLQKRLEAEGRSAERLVLVGTAAGKWPLPTVPAGTILIHGEQDETIPLTNVFDWARPQDLPVLVVPGCDHFFNRKLQHIKNHVVEMWLR, from the coding sequence ATGAACGCACAAACACAGTATTTTTCCCTGGATGGCCTTGCCGGTTCGCTGGAATGCGCACTGGACCTGCCGGCCGACCAGGCACCACGTGGCATCGCGCTGGTCGCCCATCCGCATCCCTTGTATGGCGGCACCATGGACAACAAGGTCGTGCATACACTGGTGCGCTCTTTCGTCGCACTCGGCTATGCCGCCTTCCGCATGAATTTCCGCGGCGTCGGCGCATCCGGCGGGGTACACGATGGCGGTGCCGGTGAAACAGACGATATGGCGCAACTGTTAGCGTATGCACAAGAAAAATACCCGGAGCTGCCGTTTGCGCTATCCGGCTTTTCTTTCGGCACCTTCGTCCAGGCGCAATTGCAAAAGCGGCTGGAAGCGGAAGGCCGTTCCGCCGAGCGCTTGGTACTGGTCGGCACCGCTGCCGGCAAATGGCCGCTGCCTACGGTTCCGGCCGGGACTATATTGATCCACGGTGAGCAGGATGAAACCATCCCGCTGACGAATGTGTTCGACTGGGCACGCCCGCAAGACTTGCCAGTGCTGGTGGTTCCCGGCTGCGATCATTTTTTTAATCGCAAACTGCAACATATCAAGAATCACGTTGTCGAAATGTGGCTGCGCTAA
- a CDS encoding ABC-type transport auxiliary lipoprotein family protein — MKLTRRLLIALALAGSALLTGCAGNAPALTLYDLGPLQAQKTDTTVNNLPALSIAEVAAPSWLDTQMMFYRLNYANNQQPRPYAGSQWAMPPAQLLEQRLKARLSQAGGIVVPADNGAANLPILRIEVDDFSQSFDSAQHSTINIAMRASLFDGRNLRAQKMFSRQLPTVSADAQGGAAALASASDAIINEIAVWLSTVPTKK; from the coding sequence ATGAAGCTCACTCGCAGATTATTGATAGCACTTGCACTGGCCGGTAGCGCGCTACTTACCGGTTGTGCCGGCAATGCGCCGGCGCTGACACTGTATGACCTCGGTCCGCTGCAAGCTCAAAAGACCGACACAACTGTCAACAATCTGCCGGCGCTTAGCATCGCCGAGGTGGCGGCACCAAGCTGGCTCGATACGCAGATGATGTTTTACCGTCTCAATTACGCTAACAATCAGCAACCGCGTCCTTATGCCGGCAGCCAATGGGCGATGCCACCGGCGCAGTTACTGGAGCAAAGGCTAAAAGCACGTTTATCGCAAGCTGGCGGCATCGTAGTCCCGGCCGATAACGGCGCAGCCAATTTGCCTATCCTGCGGATCGAGGTCGATGATTTTTCACAATCATTTGATAGCGCGCAGCACAGCACAATAAACATCGCGATGCGCGCCTCCTTGTTTGACGGTCGCAATTTGCGTGCACAAAAAATGTTCAGTCGGCAGTTGCCAACAGTAAGCGCGGATGCCCAGGGTGGCGCCGCGGCACTGGCAAGCGCCAGCGATGCAATCATTAATGAAATAGCGGTATGGTTATCAACAGTCCCGACGAAAAAATAA
- a CDS encoding biotin--[acetyl-CoA-carboxylase] ligase has protein sequence MTPLPSAQRLAGLCTNAAQAIALEIVAETGSTNADLLARAPHLQQPTLLWAQVQTAGKGRAGRAWHTPAGAALTFSLAWKFNLPLQGLLGLPLAVGVVIAEALRTFGVDARLKWPNDVLKDDGKLAGILIETVADKSGQPASWVVIGVGINIARASDLSAQTGRAVVAATELAAEPERAMAALLDGFAQALPRFEQEGFAGFVDAWNALDAYAGQAVNILDQGQVLHSGHAAGVDAGGRLLLDTAQGRITVVAGDVSLRIREG, from the coding sequence ATGACTCCACTCCCATCAGCACAACGACTGGCCGGCCTTTGCACCAATGCGGCGCAAGCTATCGCGCTGGAGATCGTGGCGGAAACCGGTTCGACCAATGCCGATTTGCTGGCGCGCGCGCCGCATTTGCAGCAGCCAACGCTGTTGTGGGCGCAAGTACAGACTGCCGGCAAGGGACGCGCCGGACGTGCCTGGCATACGCCGGCCGGTGCCGCGCTTACTTTTTCGCTGGCGTGGAAATTCAATTTGCCGCTTCAGGGTTTGCTGGGTTTGCCATTGGCGGTCGGCGTCGTGATTGCCGAAGCCTTGCGTACTTTTGGCGTCGATGCCCGCCTGAAGTGGCCGAACGATGTCTTGAAGGACGATGGCAAGCTGGCCGGCATCCTGATCGAAACAGTGGCGGACAAGAGCGGGCAGCCGGCGAGCTGGGTGGTGATCGGCGTAGGGATTAATATTGCACGGGCATCCGACCTGAGTGCGCAAACCGGCCGCGCGGTTGTGGCAGCGACCGAACTGGCAGCAGAGCCTGAACGTGCAATGGCTGCTTTGCTGGACGGCTTTGCGCAGGCTTTGCCACGTTTTGAGCAAGAGGGTTTTGCCGGCTTTGTCGATGCCTGGAATGCGTTGGATGCCTATGCCGGGCAGGCGGTGAATATCCTCGACCAGGGCCAGGTACTGCATAGTGGCCATGCCGCCGGGGTGGATGCCGGCGGCCGCTTGTTGCTGGATACTGCACAAGGTCGCATCACGGTAGTCGCCGGCGATGTATCGTTGCGAATCAGGGAGGGTTGA
- a CDS encoding type III pantothenate kinase codes for MLLLVDAGNTRIKWALVDRSAPEQTPGKWLQQGSVARAEAGTLIEAWRGFSIGRVMLSNVAGHELRGELERAVLHTLGTRPVALEWFASAAELGGVRNRYLNPTQLGADRFAAAIGAHALFPEGPLVVATCGTATTVDALSAGGEFIGGMILPGLGLMASSLAKNTAQLPQVALQSTLTQPFADNTDAAIVSGCLAAQAGAIERAVAAQMRTYPNLPIPCILAGGAADLIAPHLSIDYTRVDNLVLIGLHTVAIQHSPTC; via the coding sequence ATGCTGTTATTGGTCGATGCAGGTAATACACGAATCAAATGGGCGCTGGTCGATCGATCCGCGCCTGAGCAGACACCCGGCAAGTGGCTGCAGCAGGGCAGCGTCGCGCGCGCTGAAGCGGGAACCCTGATCGAGGCATGGCGCGGTTTCAGCATAGGCCGTGTCATGTTGTCGAATGTGGCGGGCCATGAATTGCGCGGTGAGCTGGAGCGTGCGGTATTGCACACGCTGGGTACCCGGCCGGTAGCGCTGGAATGGTTTGCCTCGGCAGCAGAGTTGGGTGGGGTGCGGAATCGCTACCTGAATCCGACGCAGCTGGGCGCAGACCGTTTTGCCGCTGCGATCGGTGCGCATGCCCTGTTCCCGGAGGGGCCATTGGTGGTGGCGACCTGCGGTACCGCAACCACGGTTGATGCCTTGAGTGCGGGGGGGGAATTTATCGGTGGCATGATTTTGCCGGGCCTGGGTTTGATGGCGTCGTCGCTGGCGAAGAATACTGCACAGTTGCCGCAAGTCGCATTGCAAAGCACATTGACGCAACCATTTGCCGACAATACCGATGCAGCTATCGTCAGTGGTTGCCTGGCGGCGCAAGCCGGGGCGATCGAGCGTGCGGTGGCGGCGCAAATGCGTACTTATCCCAATTTGCCTATTCCTTGCATTCTGGCGGGTGGCGCGGCAGACTTGATTGCGCCGCATCTTTCGATTGATTACACGCGTGTCGACAATCTGGTCCTGATCGGCTTGCATACAGTAGCGATTCAACATTCTCCAACATGCTAA
- a CDS encoding ABC transporter permease: MHNSASPTLSYTPNDQATVIAAGSWQVRALIDPGAMDKLTATLRGVRKVDETRWDLSGIEALDYIGAQLLWNAWGKKRPPQLTLAPQHESFFQRLEQTGTLQVKRPPQHRWYTFSAYLQFKLRMADHMLGFITLIGQLVMDMGRFIRQPQRGPWKEISANIFHTGYQALGITALVGFLIGVVLSYLSAQQLHQFGGDIFLVNILGMSVIRELGPLLAAILVAGRSGSSITAQLGVMRVTEELDAMLVMGLPHGYRLIMPKVIALAISMPLLVVWTDAMALIGGMAAANVELGLSFKYFLRELPDAVPLANYWIGLGKGVVFGSLIALVACHFGLRIKPNTESLGEGTTISVVTAITVVILADAVFAIVFSGVGF; the protein is encoded by the coding sequence ATGCATAACTCCGCGTCGCCCACCCTCAGCTACACGCCGAACGACCAGGCTACTGTGATCGCAGCAGGGTCGTGGCAGGTGCGTGCGCTGATCGATCCGGGCGCAATGGACAAACTGACCGCCACCCTGCGCGGCGTGCGCAAGGTCGATGAAACGCGTTGGGATTTAAGCGGCATAGAAGCTCTCGACTACATCGGCGCACAGTTGCTGTGGAATGCCTGGGGCAAGAAACGTCCGCCACAACTCACGCTGGCACCGCAGCACGAAAGCTTCTTCCAGCGCCTGGAACAAACCGGCACGCTGCAAGTCAAGAGGCCGCCGCAACATCGTTGGTATACCTTTTCCGCCTATCTGCAATTCAAGCTGAGGATGGCCGACCATATGCTCGGCTTCATCACCCTGATCGGACAACTGGTGATGGATATGGGCCGCTTCATACGGCAACCGCAACGCGGGCCGTGGAAAGAAATCTCGGCAAATATTTTCCATACCGGCTACCAGGCACTGGGTATTACCGCACTGGTCGGATTTTTGATCGGTGTCGTACTGTCTTATTTGTCGGCACAACAATTGCATCAGTTTGGCGGTGATATTTTCCTCGTCAATATTCTCGGCATGAGTGTGATCCGTGAACTCGGTCCTTTGCTGGCAGCCATCCTGGTGGCCGGTCGCTCCGGTTCATCGATTACCGCGCAGCTCGGTGTGATGCGGGTGACGGAAGAACTGGATGCGATGCTGGTAATGGGCTTGCCGCATGGCTACCGCCTCATCATGCCAAAGGTTATCGCACTGGCGATCTCCATGCCCTTGCTGGTAGTCTGGACCGACGCGATGGCTTTGATCGGCGGCATGGCGGCGGCGAATGTCGAGTTGGGGCTGTCGTTCAAGTACTTCTTGCGTGAATTGCCGGATGCGGTGCCGCTGGCAAACTATTGGATAGGACTCGGCAAAGGTGTGGTGTTCGGCAGCCTGATTGCACTGGTCGCCTGCCATTTCGGCTTGCGCATCAAACCGAATACGGAAAGCCTGGGCGAAGGCACGACCATCTCGGTGGTCACCGCGATCACGGTCGTGATCCTGGCCGATGCAGTATTTGCGATTGTCTTTAGCGGGGTGGGATTCTGA
- the argB gene encoding acetylglutamate kinase translates to MNADLTVVSPQIQAQILAEALPYIRKFHGKTIVVKYGGNAMTEERLKHGFARDVILLKLVGMNPVVVHGGGPQIDNALKKIGKQGTFVQGMRITDEETMEVVEWVLGGEVQQDIVMLINHYGGQAVGLTGKDGGLIRAKKMQMPDKEHPGQFLDIGFVGDIEAINPAVVKALQDDAFIPIISPIGFGDDGQAYNINADVVAGKIAEILKAEKLIMMTNIAGVQDKQGNLLTDLSAREIDEMFEDGTISGGMLPKISSALDAAKSGVNTVHIIDGRIEHSLLLEVLTEQAFGTMIRSH, encoded by the coding sequence ATGAACGCTGATCTTACTGTAGTTTCGCCACAAATACAGGCGCAAATTCTGGCCGAGGCGCTGCCGTATATCCGCAAATTTCACGGCAAGACCATTGTCGTCAAATACGGCGGCAATGCGATGACCGAAGAGCGCCTGAAGCACGGCTTCGCGCGCGACGTGATTTTATTGAAGCTGGTCGGCATGAACCCGGTTGTGGTGCATGGCGGTGGCCCGCAAATCGATAACGCGCTGAAAAAAATCGGCAAGCAAGGCACCTTCGTGCAAGGCATGCGCATCACCGACGAAGAAACAATGGAAGTCGTGGAGTGGGTGCTGGGCGGTGAAGTGCAGCAGGATATCGTGATGCTGATCAACCACTACGGCGGCCAGGCAGTCGGCCTGACCGGCAAGGATGGCGGTTTGATCCGCGCCAAGAAGATGCAGATGCCGGACAAGGAACATCCGGGCCAATTCCTCGACATCGGTTTTGTCGGTGATATCGAAGCAATCAATCCGGCGGTCGTGAAAGCGCTGCAGGATGATGCTTTCATTCCTATCATTTCGCCTATCGGCTTTGGTGATGATGGCCAGGCATACAACATCAATGCCGACGTCGTGGCCGGCAAGATTGCCGAGATCCTGAAAGCTGAAAAGCTGATCATGATGACGAATATCGCCGGTGTGCAAGACAAGCAGGGCAATTTGCTGACCGACTTGTCGGCACGCGAAATCGATGAAATGTTTGAAGACGGCACTATCTCCGGCGGCATGTTGCCGAAGATTTCGTCGGCACTGGACGCTGCCAAATCCGGCGTCAATACCGTACACATCATCGACGGTCGCATCGAACATTCGCTGTTGCTGGAAGTGCTGACCGAACAGGCATTCGGCACGATGATACGTTCGCACTGA
- a CDS encoding sigma-70 family RNA polymerase sigma factor gives MTPHSSSAPPTELTRGLESLRPALLRFALLQLRDQALAEDVVQDALIAVLEKPDSFAGQSSLRTYVTAIMKYKIIDALRAGQRTRQFEGHDEQSDDDLIDALFTADGHARETPQAWSDPVATVQEQDFFRVLEICLEKLPAKTARIFMMREWLELETEEICKELDISSSNAWVMLYRARLHLRACLDLNWFGNQPAPR, from the coding sequence ATGACGCCCCATTCATCCTCCGCGCCACCCACTGAATTGACACGGGGACTGGAGTCCCTGCGCCCGGCCTTGCTGCGCTTTGCACTGCTGCAGTTGCGCGACCAGGCGCTGGCCGAAGACGTGGTGCAGGACGCCTTGATTGCGGTACTGGAGAAGCCGGACAGCTTTGCCGGGCAATCTTCGCTACGCACCTATGTCACAGCCATCATGAAGTACAAGATCATCGACGCGCTGCGCGCCGGCCAGCGTACGCGTCAATTCGAGGGGCACGACGAGCAATCGGATGATGATTTGATCGATGCGCTCTTCACCGCCGATGGCCATGCGCGCGAAACGCCGCAAGCCTGGAGTGATCCGGTAGCGACGGTACAGGAACAGGATTTCTTCCGCGTACTGGAAATTTGCCTGGAGAAACTACCGGCAAAAACCGCGCGCATTTTCATGATGCGCGAGTGGCTGGAACTGGAAACCGAAGAAATCTGTAAGGAATTGGATATTTCCTCGTCTAATGCCTGGGTGATGCTGTATCGCGCACGCCTGCATTTGCGCGCCTGCCTCGACCTGAACTGGTTCGGCAATCAGCCCGCGCCACGCTAA
- a CDS encoding zf-HC2 domain-containing protein has protein sequence MGLPTCKEVHQLASARLDRPLSMVETLRMRMHLLVCDACRGFNAQLGILRNAMRQMPLIDPTEKKEK, from the coding sequence ATGGGACTCCCGACTTGCAAGGAAGTACATCAATTGGCATCTGCCAGGCTGGACCGACCGTTAAGCATGGTCGAGACCTTGCGTATGCGTATGCATTTGCTGGTGTGCGACGCCTGTCGTGGCTTTAATGCGCAACTCGGCATCCTGCGCAATGCGATGCGCCAGATGCCGCTTATCGACCCTACGGAAAAGAAGGAAAAATGA
- a CDS encoding NAD(P)H-dependent oxidoreductase subunit E — protein sequence MSEDKQFFGQHLFICMNQRDDGRECCAERGAHAAQKHLKARVKELGLSRSGEVRVNQSGCLGRCEEGPVIVIYPQGTWYTYVDNEDLDEIIDVHLVGGKVVERLKI from the coding sequence ATGTCTGAAGATAAACAATTTTTTGGCCAGCATTTATTCATTTGCATGAATCAGCGTGATGATGGCCGCGAGTGCTGTGCCGAGCGCGGTGCGCACGCTGCACAGAAACACTTGAAGGCACGCGTCAAGGAATTGGGCCTGAGCCGCAGCGGCGAAGTCCGCGTCAATCAATCCGGTTGCCTCGGGCGTTGCGAGGAAGGCCCGGTCATCGTGATCTATCCGCAAGGCACCTGGTACACCTATGTCGACAATGAAGACCTCGATGAAATCATTGATGTCCATCTGGTCGGCGGCAAAGTGGTTGAACGCCTGAAAATCTGA
- a CDS encoding cysteine-rich CWC family protein produces MSSCSHCGAAFSCGMVDTTSNEACWCTALPTAPKAEVLRNADGSAKTCMCPACLASLRARRQTAAMAATKS; encoded by the coding sequence ATGAGTTCTTGCTCGCATTGCGGCGCGGCATTTTCATGCGGCATGGTCGACACGACTAGCAACGAAGCCTGCTGGTGCACCGCACTGCCGACTGCACCCAAAGCTGAAGTGCTGCGCAATGCCGACGGCAGTGCCAAGACTTGCATGTGCCCGGCCTGCCTGGCCTCCTTGCGGGCGCGTCGCCAGACGGCAGCGATGGCAGCCACTAAATCCTGA
- a CDS encoding ATP-binding cassette domain-containing protein → MNTEPDPCVEDKADNARTIIEIENLSTRFGDVVVHENLSLKINQGEIVSLVGGSGSGKTVLLRQMLGLNQPASGSVRVFGEDINRIDAGHLQQLRNRWGMLFQQGALFSALTVFDNVAQPMRELRVLPKQLIRDAALLKLQMAGIGPEHALKMPADLSGGMIKRVALARALALEPELLFLDEPTAGLDPNASESFVSLIRELRDEMHLTVVMVTHDLDTLFALSSRVAVLADKHIIAYCRPDKVVEFKHPFIETFFRGERGQRAFEALPEKPDQARGGESQSL, encoded by the coding sequence ATGAACACTGAACCGGACCCATGCGTGGAAGACAAGGCGGACAATGCCCGGACTATCATAGAGATTGAAAACCTGAGCACGCGCTTTGGCGATGTAGTGGTGCATGAAAATCTCAGCCTGAAGATCAATCAGGGCGAAATCGTGTCGCTGGTCGGCGGCTCGGGCTCCGGCAAGACAGTGCTCTTGCGCCAGATGCTGGGCTTGAACCAGCCCGCCAGCGGTAGCGTGCGCGTGTTTGGTGAAGACATCAATCGCATCGATGCCGGGCATCTGCAGCAATTGCGCAACCGCTGGGGTATGCTGTTCCAGCAGGGCGCACTGTTTTCGGCATTGACAGTGTTCGACAATGTGGCGCAACCGATGCGCGAATTACGTGTCTTGCCGAAGCAATTGATACGCGATGCAGCCTTGCTGAAATTACAGATGGCCGGCATCGGTCCCGAACATGCACTGAAGATGCCTGCTGATTTATCCGGCGGCATGATCAAGCGGGTTGCATTGGCGCGAGCCCTGGCACTGGAACCGGAACTGCTGTTCCTGGATGAACCGACTGCAGGCCTCGATCCGAATGCATCGGAGAGTTTCGTCAGCCTGATACGCGAGTTACGCGATGAAATGCATCTGACCGTCGTCATGGTCACGCATGACCTGGATACCTTGTTTGCACTGTCTTCTCGTGTCGCAGTACTGGCGGACAAACACATCATCGCCTATTGCAGGCCGGACAAAGTGGTTGAATTCAAGCATCCGTTTATCGAAACATTTTTCCGCGGCGAACGCGGGCAGCGTGCATTTGAAGCCTTGCCCGAGAAGCCGGATCAAGCCAGGGGAGGAGAGTCGCAATCACTCTAA
- a CDS encoding MlaD family protein: MENKAHALMAGIFTIVLLIAAVLIALWFNRDRVERVPYEIATTLSVPGLNPQAGVRYRGLDVGRVDAVLFDPQKPGQILIRFSVSKDTPITHSTFATLSYQGVTGLAYVQLDDDGSQPVLLPSSKNKVARITLRASLLDTLQLRGLAILKQTEELASKVNLMLSEENQKTILSSFSDVSAAANKIEKIPQQLQPTLDKLPALANKADSALNSINRFSDEATQITSKLNATGGPIDSLDDTINKVGSAASLVEYQASPLIDETRTSMRSLNRALESFNQRPQGILFGPGRAQPGPGEAGFSAPAP; this comes from the coding sequence ATGGAAAATAAAGCTCATGCATTAATGGCCGGCATTTTCACGATCGTCCTCTTGATCGCGGCGGTGCTGATCGCACTCTGGTTCAATCGGGATCGCGTGGAACGCGTACCTTATGAAATCGCCACCACCCTGTCCGTGCCCGGCCTCAATCCACAGGCCGGCGTACGCTATCGCGGCCTCGATGTAGGCCGCGTCGATGCGGTACTGTTCGATCCGCAAAAACCCGGCCAGATCCTGATCCGTTTCAGTGTCTCCAAAGACACGCCGATCACCCATTCGACTTTCGCCACGCTCAGCTACCAGGGTGTGACCGGGCTGGCCTACGTACAACTGGATGATGATGGCTCGCAACCGGTACTGCTGCCCTCTTCCAAAAACAAGGTAGCGCGCATCACCTTGCGCGCCAGCCTGCTCGATACCTTGCAATTGCGCGGACTGGCGATCTTGAAGCAAACCGAAGAACTGGCATCAAAAGTCAACCTGATGCTGTCCGAGGAAAATCAGAAGACCATACTCAGCTCCTTCAGCGATGTCAGTGCCGCGGCCAACAAGATAGAAAAGATCCCGCAACAGCTGCAACCGACGCTGGATAAATTACCGGCGCTTGCAAACAAAGCCGATAGCGCGTTGAACTCGATCAACCGTTTCTCCGATGAAGCGACGCAAATCACCAGCAAGCTGAATGCGACAGGTGGCCCGATCGACAGCTTAGACGATACTATTAACAAAGTTGGCTCGGCCGCCTCGCTGGTGGAATACCAGGCATCGCCTTTGATTGATGAAACCCGCACGTCGATGCGTTCGCTGAACCGCGCGCTGGAATCATTCAACCAGCGGCCGCAAGGCATACTGTTCGGCCCCGGTCGTGCCCAGCCCGGTCCGGGTGAAGCCGGCTTCAGCGCGCCGGCTCCATAA